The Salvia miltiorrhiza cultivar Shanhuang (shh) chromosome 2, IMPLAD_Smil_shh, whole genome shotgun sequence DNA window GCCGCGGGGCGGGACGTCCCGACGGACGATGCCAAATTTTCCCACGACGGCACGGTGTGGGTCCCAGGCCTCGGCCGTTTCATGCTCCCCAAGAAAGGCTCCAAGTCCTTGGACTACAATCCCATCACCGGAGCCCCGGGAGGGAACGGCGTCTCCATCCCCGGGATCGGCGGCCGCAGCAATATCCCCGGCGGAGACGACACGTTCGTGCCCAACCCCGGCACGGAGGTGCCCGTCCCTAGCGGTGGAGGGATCCCAACACCATCCAACCCTTAAAGCTTTAATAAAATGAGCAAGAATGGTAGAAATCTCAAATCTgtctttctctatttttttcctGTATTTTAAAAGGCCATGTTTGCACTCAAtaaaaagtgtgtgtgtgtttctctACCTCTACTTGTACGTTTCAACAGCGAGCTTTAGAGGGTGAAAACTCGAACTATGAGCAGCAGCAACCTCACTTATCACTAACCTGAAACAAGATGCAGCAAAAACTAGCCAAAACAGCTCAACATGAGAGATATATTATTGCATGAACTTATGAGCAAGAAACAGCTAAAATATACGATAAATCGAACTGAAACTAAAATCCGCTTCAAAATGAGCAAAATGGATGAATCTACAGATGATCTTCTGCTGTGATCAAGAAGGACTAATGTTGTTCCACAACGTATAAAATACATTTCTTGCAAATGTAAAAATCAAAAGGCTAAACTCTTCCAAGTAGCAAAAATGGCTGTTGAAGAACACAAAATGTCAAAATCAGTATCAAATTATTCATAAGACACAACACTAGTGAAGATGGAAAACAGTGAAATCACAACACGGAGTTAATTCATCACACGCAAATTCTTGTAAAGTAACAACAAGATGAGAAACTCAAAGCCGATGGATTCATACTAGCACAAGACACAGTGCAGCAAGACCACCCGACGGTGGAACTCCCTTCGAGTATATATCACTCTTAGCATTCTATGAATCACTTCTTGACAACTGAACCGGAGTAAAAATCCCACGTGATAATTTAAATTTTCCTGCGTGAAAGGATGGCAATGAAACAGGAATCAGTTCAGCAGAAGCTACTTTCAACAGTAAACAGAAACATGATTATAGTTCAAATCAAATTCTTTCAATCCTGTCTTCTTAAAAGTTCTGCTAAAGGGAGGAAACCTAGATGTTCGAGTTGAAAAGTTATGTTTCTGCCCTTGTAATCTTGTTTGGTGACTAAGGTGATGGAGTAGAGCTGGATGATAAGATACATTTTGCAATTCTAAGAAGTCACAGAATTGATCTTTCACAATAAAATCATCCAACTTAGCTACCAAATAAAGTAAGCCAACCAACCTTATCACCACACTAGCTGACAttttttttgggaaaaatctCATTGAATTTTAAACATAGGAGTGTAATCTAAAATCTCAAAATTACAGCTCCAACAACAACAaaggttagagagagagagagagagagagagagagagagagcaaaaaGATCACTGCattcaaatccaacaacaacaacaaacgtTATAACAAGAAGATGAATAGAATCAAATGAAACTTCACTCAAGTATTCATACCTCAAAATAGAACATTCACTTGTCGATTTTGAGCACAAACTTTCTTAAGAATCTCTTGCAATTTCTCATCTTTACTTTCTCCAATTCTAAGTTCGTGAAGCAAAGCAGAAATGATCTTTGAATTAACCTTGAATCCTCTCCTGCAGGTCTCCTCCAAGAAAGGTATTGCCCTCATGCACCCTTTTGCTCTTCACCAGATGCCACACAATAATGTTGAACGTCATGCCATCAGGCGCGCAGCTGCTCCTCTCCATGTCCACCATCAACCTCCTAGCCTCCCCTTCGCGCCCTTGATGGTAGAGGGAGTCGAGCATCATGTTGTAGGTGTGTGTGTCAGGATTTAAGCCCTTGGAAGGGAGATTGTTGAAGAGCGTCATAGCATCATCAAGTCTTCCGCCCTTGCACAAGTCGTTGATCAGAACATTATACGTTGCGATATCGGGATTCTCACCTCTCACCTCCATCACCGTCGAAATTGCCAATGCCTCATTAATCCTACGAATACGACACAAGCCATCTAACAAGATGGTGTAGGTGTAGAGATCCGGATGCAACTTCTGAGCTTCCATATCCTCAAAAAGCTTCCACCCCTCTGAAAAACTACTTTGACTAATTATGCCGTGAATCGTAGTATTGTATGACACGGTCGAGTGTTTGAGACCTACTCGCGAGATTTCATCAAAGATATGCCAATCTTCATCAAGGTAACCCATCTTGTAGTATCCCTTAATCAAGATATTATAGGTGATTATACTGTGCTTGATCCCCATCTTTACCATTGAATCGAAGAGCTCTCTGGCTCTAACCATCTCGCCCAGCGAGCAATATCTATCTATCAATATGTTGCATGTGACAACACTAGGCGAGACGCCGTTCTCCACCATCTCGGAAAGCAAAAGCAGAGCTTCATCCATGTTTCCCGTCTTGCAGTATCCCTTAATCAAGATATTATAGGTGAATATATCGTGCTTGATCCCCGTCTTTGCCATTGAATCGAAGAGCTCTCTCGCTCTAACCATCTTGCCCAGCGAGCAATATCTATCTATCAATATGTTGCAGGTGACAACACAAGGCGAGAAGCCCTTCTCCACCATCTCGGAAAGCAAAAGCAGAGCTTCATCCATGTTTCCCGTCTTGCAGTATCCCTTAATCAAGATATTATAGGTGAATATATTGTGCTTGATCCCCGTCTTTGCCATTGAATCGAAGAGCTCTCTCGCTCTAACCAGCTTGCCCAGCGAGCAATATCTATCTATCAATATGTTGCAGGTGACAACACAAGGCGAGACGCCCTTCTCCACCATCTCGGACAGCAGAAGCAGAGCTTCATCCACACTTCCCTCCTTGCAATATCCATATATTAAGTTGTCATAGCTAACAATATCAGGCTTTAGGCCCGACTCTACCATGGAATCAAATAATTGTTTTGCTTCTTCCATCTTTCCTTTCTTGTAGAATGCATCGATCAATATATTGAAGGTAAAGACATCCGGAGATATCTTGGAAGTAGCCATTTTATTATGCAGGGTCTACCAACGTCGCACAGTCCCTTAATCACGTAATTATATGTGACAACAACAGTGGGTGGAATACCCTTCCCTACCATCTTAAATAAAACCTGGAAAGCATCATCCACATTTCCACACTTGCAGAACCCATCAATTAACGCATTATAAGCCTTAACGTTGGGACAAAGCCCCGTACTTTCTACTCTATGAAGCCAATCATGGGCAGCAACGACCTGTCCAGCTTTACACAGCCCATCTATCACGTGCAAAGTTTTAAATCCAGAACCTTTTCGAACAATTTCACAGCTTCGAAATCCTTATCATCTGAAAATAATCCTTTAATAAGAGTGCTGGATGTCACAGTATCTGGTTCGTAACctctcttgaaaaataatccctTTATAGCAAAAGCAGAGCATCTATCTTTCAAGTGACAATATGCATTTCATCGAACATATAAAGGGCAAAAAAAAACTGCTCAATCTTTGCAGTAACACTTATAAGTTTGTTGTAGAGGCGAACAGAAGGCTCCGGCCACATACTCTTTATTTTATGAAACAATTCAATAGAATCATTTAATTCTTTAACAAAACTGAAACAGATTCTAGACTGCTTAGGTTGAAAAGCCtcggaagagaagagagaggaaaaggAGAGAGAATACCCGATAGATGCGACCATCGATTGAGAAATCCTCTTGTATGAATGAGATGAATTGCAGAAACAGCAGCCCTTTTGCTCATCATCTTTAATCGGTTCTTTGGTTTTTGAGAAGCTTAATTCGAAGAAAGGGAAACAGCAGCGAAAAGAAGGCATCAATTCAGATTatacaaaagacaaataaaaaggAAGTAATATTAATCCAAATCTTTTTAAAATGATTTTTGGTCCAAATCTTAAGCCTTTAATTTTGCGAATTCTGTGATGTATTTGGCCGAGTATTTTATTGCTTGATTTGAGGATATTATTTtttagaaacaatagggccctattggtgattgaaacttaaattttgtccacaaaatttaaaatatcaatatttgatcATCTTTTATGTGCTCTACCTAATCTATCCTTTAACCCAATAGATCTAACAACTTCctttgacccggatccagatttagggattaaccAATGTCTTGTCTACCCCACACCCcggaccccacccacccccccaccacccaccccaagccaattttttttttacttcccctgcttgtctaccccccagacccccgaccccacccacccacccccaagccaattttttttttttacttctcctgccttgtctaccccccgaccccagacccccgaccccacccacccccccaccacccacccccaagtcaatttttttttttttttttacttctcctgccttgtctacccctcCAGACCCCAGatccccgaccccacccaccccccaccacccacccccaagccaattttttttttttacttcccctgccttgtctaccccccagacccccgaccccacccaccccccccacccaccccaagccaaattttttttttttttttttttttacttcccctgccttgtctacccccagaccccagacccccgaccccacccacccccccaccaagccaattttttttttttttttttttacttcccctgccttgtctacctcCCCAGACCCTAGACCCCCgaccccccccccaccccccccccctaccacccacccccaagccaatttttttttttttacttcccctgccttgtctaccccccagaccccaaacccccgaccccacccacccacccaccctcccaccacccaccccaagccaataattttttttttactcccactgccctgcctaccccctgacccccgaccctactccccacccacccccaagccaaaaggaactttttaaacacttcccctagggtttagatattccatttagggtttagattatccatttagggtttagatgttccatttagggtttagatgatgctgttgtttctatatttgttctgcatgtttggcacttatggcactaatagtgccataagtgctaaaaagaccattttactttattttattttggattttcgttggcacttatggcactattattgccataagtgccataaaataaaataataaagtaaatttttttggcttgggggtgggtggggtgagtggggtcgggggtctggggggtagacagggcagggggagtaaaaaaaaatttcgttggcactataagtgccataagtgcctaacccgacccgcgtgcctgatcctacccggcacgcggcccgcgctcctgaccctacccagtccgcccaattaagggcaaaaacgtcccaaagctataaaaatgaccaaaatttgtgttttttcaatgtgtggccataaattatgttttatgcttcattttggctacttcaaaattttactctattttttATCTCTATTGAATAAAAAGGAACATACTCCATTTATATTAAATAGAGAAAAAGAATTCTAAATTTTATATCCATTTATATTATACTTTATACTTATGCATCTATTTTTATAATCAAACATCATAGCTTAAAAATATTCATTCTAtttataagaataagaataaaaataaattgtacaTGTGTGAAGCTCAAACCACATTATAGATTGTCTAATTAATTTATGTGACAATAGACATTTGTAGCCAAAAGCATATAGTTTATGACTTTGATAGCCACCACTTTTAAAGAATAACTTTGGGGGTAAAAAAGCATTGAAAAGACAAAATAACCATTACTAATtactgaataaaaataaaaggaaattaaaataaattttatttgacttagagaataaaaaataaaacaaaaataagaaaacccCTTTCTCTCCAGTTTTGCGGTGACCTTCCCAAAAAATCTCCACCGGCGGCGGCGACCTTTCTCtccagcggcagcagcggcgaccCTTCCTCTGCGGCGCGGAGCACTCCAGTCGTCGGCGCGACCCTTCCTCAGCAGCGGCGACTTCCAGAAGCGGCGACCTTTCTCTccagcggcagcagcagcggcgacccTTCCTCTGCGGCGCGGAGCACTCCAGTCGGCGGCGCGACCTTCCTCAGCAGCGGCGACTTCCAGAAGCGGCGGCTTCCTCTCCAGCAGTAGTCGGCGACGCGGTGCTTGGTTCGGCAGCCGGAAAAACATGAGTTTACCGATTGAAGCGATTGCTAGTCTGGAATTGTCGATGGAGACGCTGATGGGAGTCCCTTGGAAGTTGCCACCATGGAGGGCCTTGTTTTTAGAAACATCGATCAAGGGGTTGTTGTTGACGGAGTTGATCTCGTGCTCGATCATCTTGGTGACGGTATACTTGAACGCCTGAAGACCTTTGTCAATGCTAACAGGTAACAGCTCTAGGGGTTCTTCACATAATGTTGTGCAATGTGGTGTCGTAGAAGGATCGTCTCATATATTGATTGTTGTGTTAGAGTGGATAACCTTGCTTAGCTTTGATCATAGAAATGGCAATTTAGTTTGCATAATGTGGAATTTTGTGATCATTTTTATGAGCAGTAATAGCATATACTAATTTTCATGTACTTTTCAACATTTTCATTATAGAAATGGCAATTTACTTTCTTATTTCTATTTCATGTGATTGTGTTTTGGGGGAGGTGCGGAGGGCGTAGCGGTCCTGCTTCGGCTTCTGGAGCGGGTTCGTCTCGCGGAGCTCCTGCGCGGCCTTGACGTAGGCGTTGCTGTCGAGGATGTGCACCATGATCGCCGCCGCCTCAATCTGCCCCGGGTGGTGCTTTAGCTTGGAAAATTGCACAATTGAACCCTCATACATCCCATCATTTGGCGAGCTTGTGGGATGAAGATGCAGAATTTGATTAATGGTGTTGCCAGGGGCTTGAATTGTAAGACTTTAAAATGCAGAAGGAGAAGACGATGATCAAAGTAAAATTAACAAGACACCTAATTTATGCTGCAGTGAAAGACATGAAGATATCACATGTAAGTTTTGTTACACAAGAAATGTATTGATTTGAAGAGTCATTTATTTAGTTCCAAGCTGTATCCATTCTTGATTATGATCTAAATTAGATTAAAATCGATTCgtatattactaatttaattaaataaattaattattattgaatttattaatatatttattaactaaTGAGTTAGAGCTCGCTCaaaaaattttaattagttattactgaaatttaataaatattttttatataaattagccagttaattaaatttctaattaagtatattagttatttttaattaattaagttacatattatttattatttttaaatatttattatgtgtACAATTGACTATAATACGTaaataattgattaaatttgTACATAGTTGAATAACATCAACCATGTAAATGTTGTGCATAGTTGAACTATATACATAGTTGACATAGTATTTATGAATTAGCTTAATTATCATTTAtatagtaatttaattaattaattaattaattcttgaatttataaatatatttattaactaaTGAGTTGGAGTTCAAGCTCATAAAAATCTTAATTAGTTATGCTCGATTAATGGGTAATTTGTTCAAAATTGTGCATACTCAAATGTGTACACTAGTTGCGTACTATCATTGACTCATTGTACACCgtagaattattatttttgccCGATTTTAAGGTATTTGGgcaataaaaattaagaaatttaacTTTTTAAGTTCATGTCAATGTTTATCACATCAAATCGAATACTTCTTTATAATCAAGTTTAAACATTTATTTtgaatacttaatttcacttaaacGCATATCGATTACTAAGAGATGCCCCGTTTAAAGGGTAGTTTGTTCACAATTGTGTATGCAGTTAACTGTGCACCGTcattgtgcaccgtagaactatTACTTTTGCTCGATTTGAAGGTGTTTGGGAAATGAAAATCAAGAAATTTAACTTTCTAAGTTTATTTCAAtgtctatcaaatcaaattggATACTTGTTTATAATCAAACACATGTCAATTACTAAGATGCTATTATATGTACACTAACATATACTCTTAGTACAAGTAACTTACATGTAATATATCTCCAATATGTTTGAGTGAGTAATGAATATGAACACTATTAACTCATTTAAATCgaatataatatttaaacatttattttgaatacttaatttcacttaaacGCATATCGATTACTAAGAGATGCCCCGTTTAAAGGGCAATTGTGTATGCAGTTAACTGTGTACTCTAGTTGTGCACTGTTATTGTGCACTCTAGAACTATTACTTTTGCTCGATTTGAAGGTGTTTGGGATATGAAAATCAAGAAATTTAACTTTCTAAGTTTATTTCAATGTTTATCAAATCAAATTGGATATTTGTTTTATAATCAAACACGTGTCAATTACTAAGATGCTATTATATGTACACTAACATATACTCTTAGTACACTTAACTTCCATGTAATATATATCTCCAATATGTTTGAGTGAGTAATGGATATGAACACTATTAACTCATTTAAATCGAATCTAATGTTTAAACATTTATTTtgaatacttaatttcacttaaacGCATATCGATTGCTAAGAGATGCCCCGTTTAAAGGGCAATTGTGTATGCAGTTAACTGTGCACtctagttgtgcactgtcattgtgcaccgtagaacacatcaaatcgaatacttgtttttaatcaaacacgtctcaattactacgatgctattatatgcactctaacacgtactcttattgtacttaactctcatgcgatatatgtccaatgtGTTTGAaagggtaatggaattgaacactattgactcatttttattgaatataatgtctaTTAATTGCAATTGCAtgcttaatttcacttaattgcatatgaattactaaaacatgccccgtttgtggtTGACTGTGTATTCCCCGAttcactgtgtacgtagttgtgcactgtcattgtgcaccgtagaacttTTACTATTTTCCCGTTTTGAAGGACTTcgggcatcggaaatttggatttttaatctcctatgttaaattcaagggttaacacatcaaatcgaatacttatttttaatcaaacacgtctcaattactacgatgctattatatgcactctaacacgtactctgagtgtacttaactctcatgcgatatatgtccaatgtgtttgagggggtaatggaattgaacactattgactcattttattgaatataatgtctattaattgaaattgcatacttaatttcacttaattgcatatgaattattaaaacatgccccgtttgtggtTGACTGTGTATTCCCCGATTCACtatgtacgtagttgtgcactgtcattgtgcaccgtagaactcttactattttcccgatttgaaggacttcGGGCAtcgaaaatttggatttttaatctcctatgttaaattcaagggttaacacatcaaatcgaatacttgtttttaatcaaacacgtctcaattactacgatgctattatatgcactctaacacgtactcttagtgtacttaactctcatgcgatatatgtctaatgtgtttgagggggtaatggaattcaacactattgactcatttttattgaatataatgtctattaattgaaattgcatacttaatttcacttaattgcatatgaattactaaaacatgccccgtttgtggtTAACTGTGTATTCCTCGAttcactgtgtacgtagttgtgcactgtcattgtgcaccgtagaactcttactATTTTTCCGATTTGAAGGACTTcgggcatcggaaatttggatttttaatcttctatgttaaattcaagggttaacacatcaaatcgaatacttgtttttaatcaaacacgtctcaattactacgatgctattatATACattctaacacgtactcttagtgtACTTAACTCTCATACGATATATGTCCAatgtgtttgagggggtaatggaattgaacactattgactcatttttattgaatataatgtctattaattgaaattgcatacttaatttcacttaattgcatatgaattattaaaacatgccccgtttgtggtTGACTGTGTATTCCCCGAttcactgtgtacgtagttgtgcactgtcattgtgcaccgtagaactcttactattttcccgatttgaaggacttcgggcatcggaaatttggatttttaatctcctatgttaaattcaagggttaacacatcaaatcgaatacttatttttaatcaaacacgtctcaattactacgatgctattatatgcattctaacacgtactcttagtgtacttaactctcatgcgatatatgtccaatgtgtttgagggggtaatggaattgaacactattgactcatttttattgaatataatgtctattaattgaaattgcatacttaatttcacttaattgcatatgaatTATTAAAACATGCCCCATTTATGGTTGACTGTGTATTCCCCGAttcactgtgtacgtagttgtgcactgtcattgtgcaccgtagaactcttactattttcccgatttgaaggacttcGGGCAtcgaaaatttgaatttttaatctcctatgttaAATAGATTTGTACACGGTTAACttaatttattgaattaattagTACACAGTTGATAAACTCGtacacaattaattaatttactaaaTTAATTAGTAAACAATTGATATCATTCAAAATAAGTGCACAATAGATAAATTCATACACAATTATTATAATAAGTGCACAGTTGATGTAATTCAAATGCCtcattatggaaagtgagacatttgtaatgagacggagggaataattattaatatttttaatataaatataaatttagaaagttcgtataagCTCGATTATGTTCACGAGTCTTaaagtattaaataaataaatcataattgctaaacaaataaaattctgTGTAGATacaattttatacttttattactaagaaaaataaatcacaaTTGCTAGATTATCACTCTTGATAAAAATCCAGTCAATCTACAGCCAAATCATATGATTGGAATCCTAAATAATCATTTATATGGCAGGAATACACATTCATCAAAGTTTGCAATCATCAGGAGTTGTTTTTTATCAACAAATAATAACTATATTCCAAAGCAACATGTGTGAAATTGCAATAGAAATGTAAAGCTAAATGAATTATATTACTCCATAAGTGAGAAACGAAAAATGGGAGTAAATCAAATaaaccttaaaaaaaataatttcagtGGGAAACACCATAGTTTCTTCTATCTAAACAAACTGAGGCTAACAGACTCATGCTGAGTTCCACAGTAGAACGGCGTTGCTACACTGAAATTGGGGGAGCCGGCGCTATCGTGGTTTCTCTAAAATCCGGTGAAAATCAGTCGCCGTTCTGTCGAACGAGCCCTAGCTCTCTGCTGACTCAGGCGGAATTTCCGCGCCACTTGGCTCCGTCTGCCGTTGTTCCGTGAATCGGCGAGAGTCGCCATCGGCGTCGGATCTCCCGACTAAACCAAAGCCTCCGTTGCTCTGGATCGAcgctgctgctgcttctccgGTACTCTCAACGGGGAAGGAGAAGAAGTCTCTGTTCGGGCATCCGAGTGCCGCCGCACGTTCAACGGGGAAGGAGAAGAAGTCTCGGTTCGGGTGAGAGGTCGTCGTTCGCCGTTCGTTCGGGAGAAAGTGAGGTCGCGGTGGGGAGAAAAATAAGAAGCAGTTCCAATTTTTCATtctgtttttttaattattaaggtcaactttcaattttttattttgttttattacaaatttttcaagtcaaaatttgatttaaattttgttttatttttattcactaATTAGTTAGGGCATGCTTgtcttttcatttcattttgacCCCCAAAGTCATTGTTTAAAAGTGGTGGCTATATAAGTCTCAAACTATATGCTTTTGGTTACATATGTCTTTCTCCCTTAATTTATTGGCgattggagattttttttttttgagaaataatTTAAGGGATATTGTTGAGCGGCGAGATTGGATACATTTGGGAAAGAAAGGTATGAATTACGAGAGTATTTGGGATTTCAAGGGGGGGgggtaattttttattttttatttttatttttttattttatttttcatttttggaaagAGAGAGCGGTGGGTTTGAACCCTGAATCTCACTGTTCGTAGACAGGAGTTCGCACGAACTGAGGATGGGTGattattgttaggtccggagggtctcgaataggtgtgtGGGGGATACACCTATGTGCTATTTTTCTCGAATGAAAAcaaaactttaaatacaaactcacttaacctgtttactgaaaagagttttgtcaaaacagggttagcgactgatactgaatactcttcagtaaggattatcagttaagtcaaagactttaactgatacacgtaaggcttcagtcgagtttgataaatagagatatgttatgaatcttactgactatcaaaagatagatcagttagactgataacatatgcagcggaaaacttttgtttcgtaatagcctgtgtagttaaacacgttgtcagtcgttaggtttctctttgcaattaatcagtttttagtttaaaaaa harbors:
- the LOC131007567 gene encoding putative cell wall protein, translated to MASSSFFLLFLLVSSLALEAAAGRDVPTDDAKFSHDGTVWVPGLGRFMLPKKGSKSLDYNPITGAPGGNGVSIPGIGGRSNIPGGDDTFVPNPGTEVPVPSGGGIPTPSNP